One segment of Saprospiraceae bacterium DNA contains the following:
- a CDS encoding DinB family protein → MKTELAQYIRQLEKNYDGHPWYGDSLLHKLEQIRPKEAFATPVPGAHSVAQLTAHILIWRRMLVEKLKGHAEFKIKLNSVEDWPAQQTLQEKGWENLLAELADNHRELLELLSAESDELLERKFDDKHPFRHLLEGIIQHDAYHIGQIGLLQARLKARLPEPEKPPNSNMRDIAQMLRESVEAARPRLEALSGKVASIKLRPEKWSVKEIIGHLVDSAANNHQRFVRAQLGATDLQPYRYAQDHWVGLQQYQSADWHSLLSLWYYYNVHLAGLIATLQPEFLENELDVWEEPATLRFVAEDYVRHLNHHLDQIFNIAYPTQGYGR, encoded by the coding sequence ATGAAAACAGAATTGGCTCAATACATCCGCCAACTGGAAAAAAACTACGATGGGCACCCATGGTACGGCGATTCGTTGCTTCATAAACTGGAACAGATTAGGCCAAAAGAGGCCTTCGCAACGCCCGTGCCGGGTGCTCATTCGGTGGCGCAACTTACGGCACACATTCTGATTTGGCGGCGAATGCTGGTGGAGAAATTGAAAGGCCATGCCGAATTTAAAATCAAACTGAATTCAGTGGAGGATTGGCCTGCGCAACAAACGTTGCAGGAAAAAGGCTGGGAAAATCTATTGGCCGAACTCGCCGACAACCACCGCGAACTGCTCGAACTCCTGTCTGCCGAGTCGGACGAATTGCTCGAACGGAAATTTGACGACAAACACCCTTTCCGTCATCTTTTAGAGGGCATCATCCAGCATGACGCCTATCACATCGGGCAAATCGGGCTGTTGCAGGCGAGACTCAAAGCGCGGCTACCCGAACCAGAGAAGCCCCCTAACTCCAACATGAGGGATATTGCGCAGATGCTGCGCGAGTCCGTCGAAGCCGCCCGCCCGCGCCTCGAAGCCCTGAGCGGGAAGGTGGCTTCCATCAAACTGCGCCCGGAAAAATGGTCGGTCAAGGAAATCATCGGCCATTTGGTGGACTCGGCGGCGAACAACCACCAGCGTTTCGTGCGGGCACAGTTGGGGGCTACGGACTTGCAACCCTACCGCTACGCGCAAGACCATTGGGTCGGCTTGCAACAGTATCAGTCGGCGGACTGGCATTCGCTGCTGTCGTTGTGGTACTACTACAATGTGCATTTGGCGGGTCTTATCGCCACTTTGCAACCCGAGTTCCTTGAAAACGAATTGGATGTGTGGGAAGAACCGGCCACGCTGCGCTTTGTGGCGGAGGACTATGTGCGGCATCTCAACCACCACCTCGACCAAATTTTCAACATCGCCTATCCCACTCAGGGCTACGGGCGTTGA
- a CDS encoding CGNR zinc finger domain-containing protein encodes MNSPIEEITLDGGWLCLDFANTVSTRKPAKGEEYLNTWDDFARWVRRLGVLPEKEYEAWEKMPPGDMDEVRALREAIYNFFDYYAKNGKVHPAHLETLNGFLHEVYMYTCIKMTDSGLQRGIFKKTYMEKPLWIIALSAESLLLSARLPRVKACDNCGWLFLDTSKNGARRWCNMSTCGSQTKAKAWYHRKKELESGKGDRGLYD; translated from the coding sequence ATGAACAGCCCGATAGAAGAAATCACGCTCGACGGCGGATGGCTTTGCCTTGATTTCGCGAACACCGTCTCGACGCGCAAACCCGCCAAAGGCGAGGAATATCTCAACACCTGGGACGACTTCGCTCGGTGGGTGCGGCGGCTGGGCGTGTTGCCGGAAAAGGAATACGAGGCGTGGGAAAAAATGCCGCCCGGCGACATGGACGAGGTGCGGGCGCTGCGCGAGGCGATTTACAATTTCTTTGACTATTACGCTAAAAACGGGAAAGTACACCCCGCCCACTTGGAAACACTCAATGGTTTCCTCCATGAGGTGTATATGTACACTTGCATCAAAATGACCGACAGCGGCCTCCAACGCGGCATTTTCAAAAAAACCTACATGGAAAAACCGCTCTGGATTATCGCCTTGTCGGCTGAGTCATTGCTGCTGAGCGCTCGCCTTCCACGGGTGAAAGCCTGTGACAATTGCGGCTGGCTTTTTCTCGACACTTCCAAAAACGGCGCACGGCGTTGGTGCAACATGTCCACCTGTGGCAGCCAAACGAAGGCCAAGGCTTGGTATCACAGGAAGAAAGAGCTGGAGAGCGGGAAGGGGGATAGAGGATTGTATGATTGA
- a CDS encoding adenylosuccinate synthase, with product MKIDVILGLQWGDEGKGKIVDFLANDYDIVARFQGGPNAGHTLKFGGNKYVLHTVPSGIFRADLVNLIGNGVVLDPLVFQRELRSLEQSNVRFHSRLLIARKAHLILPTHRWLDAASEAHKGVAKIGSTLKGIGPTYMDKTGRNGLRAGDIESPNFREHYEMLKTKHLELLKIYPEVPFDLEKEEEAWFESLDTLRALPFVDGEYYINEALAAGKKILAEGAQGSMLDIDYGTYPFVTSSNTITAGVCTGLGVAPQHIGRVIGITKAYCTRVGGGPFPTEQDNEIGEMLRQEGQEFGSTTGRARRCGWIDLPQLRYTILLNGATELCMTKIDVLNIFSEIKAATHYRYAGKEQQNLPFDLCQTAVEPLFKTYKGWNATLESAATFESLPAETRAYLNDLERYLGVPIKMISTGPEREKLIVR from the coding sequence ATGAAGATAGATGTCATCTTGGGCCTTCAGTGGGGCGACGAAGGCAAAGGCAAAATAGTGGATTTTCTCGCCAACGATTACGACATCGTGGCGCGTTTTCAGGGAGGGCCCAATGCTGGCCACACCCTCAAATTCGGTGGCAACAAGTATGTGCTGCACACTGTCCCTTCCGGCATATTTAGAGCAGATTTGGTGAATCTCATCGGCAATGGCGTAGTGCTTGACCCATTGGTGTTTCAGCGCGAGTTGCGCTCGTTGGAGCAGAGCAACGTTCGGTTCCATAGCCGGTTGCTCATCGCACGCAAGGCGCATCTCATATTACCCACCCATCGCTGGCTCGACGCGGCCAGCGAGGCGCACAAAGGCGTTGCAAAAATAGGCTCCACCCTCAAAGGCATCGGCCCTACCTACATGGACAAAACCGGGCGCAACGGCCTACGGGCAGGCGATATTGAGTCCCCTAATTTTCGAGAGCATTATGAAATGCTGAAAACCAAACACTTGGAACTATTGAAAATTTACCCCGAAGTGCCATTTGATTTGGAAAAGGAAGAGGAGGCATGGTTTGAAAGCCTCGACACGCTTCGCGCTTTGCCCTTCGTGGATGGCGAATACTACATCAACGAGGCGCTCGCTGCCGGAAAAAAAATACTGGCCGAAGGAGCGCAAGGCTCCATGCTCGATATTGACTATGGCACCTACCCTTTTGTCACTTCCAGCAATACGATTACGGCTGGGGTTTGCACGGGGCTGGGTGTTGCGCCGCAGCACATTGGCCGGGTCATTGGCATCACCAAAGCGTACTGCACCCGCGTGGGCGGCGGCCCGTTCCCGACCGAACAGGACAATGAGATTGGCGAGATGCTGCGGCAGGAAGGTCAGGAATTTGGCTCCACCACGGGTCGGGCGCGGCGTTGTGGCTGGATTGACCTGCCACAGCTGCGCTACACTATCTTGCTCAACGGCGCGACGGAACTGTGCATGACGAAGATTGATGTGCTCAATATATTTTCCGAAATAAAGGCCGCCACTCACTACCGCTATGCCGGAAAAGAGCAACAGAACTTGCCCTTCGACCTTTGCCAGACCGCCGTCGAACCCTTGTTCAAAACTTACAAGGGCTGGAATGCCACGCTGGAGTCGGCTGCTACTTTTGAAAGCTTGCCAGCCGAAACTCGCGCCTACCTGAATGATTTGGAGCGTTACCTAGGGGTGCCCATCAAAATGATTTCGACGGGGCCAGAGCGGGAAAAACTGATAGTGCGGTGA